In Drosophila teissieri strain GT53w chromosome 2R, Prin_Dtei_1.1, whole genome shotgun sequence, the following proteins share a genomic window:
- the LOC122612291 gene encoding asparagine--tRNA ligase, cytoplasmic, whose amino-acid sequence MPADQLAELTLGAIFTSERKGSDESGDGSESKPFKTILQAMRHAGKEPFPTIYVDSKDPNAVEPFEPAAKSQLKKIQKLFVRESHKNAEKQQRETEDAEKRQQNLEDARKVKISEDPSLPLARKIRIVEGTANRDSRVKIFGWVHRLRRQGKSLIFITLRDGTGFLQCVLNDQLCQTYDALTLSTESSVVLFGTLKLVPEGKTAPGGHELNVDYWELIGLAPPGGADAILNEEAQPDVQLDNRHIMIRGENTSKVLKMRSVVTQAFRAHYEARGYNEVTPPTLVQTQVEGGSTLFKLKYFGEEAYLTQSSQLYLETCLPALGDVFTISQSYRAEQSRTRRHLAEYSHVEAECPFLTFDDLLDRLEDLVCDVVDRVLKSPWGYLVKELNPDFKPPQKPFRRMNYEDAIKWLKENNVTKDDGTFYEFGEDIPEAPERKMTDTINEPIMLCRFPAEIKSFYMQRCKEDQRLTESVDVLLPNVGEIVGGSMRIYDSEELLKGYAREGIDPKPYYWYTDQRIYGTMPHGGYGLGLERFLCWLLNRYHIREVCLYPRFLDRCRP is encoded by the exons ATGCCCGCTGACCAGTTGGCTGAGTTAACCTTGG GTGCTATCTTTACGTCGGAAAGGAAGGGCAGTGATGAGTCCGGCGATGGCAGTGAGTCCAAGCCCTTTAAGACCATTTTGCAGGCGATGCGTCATGCGGGCAAGGAGCCCTTTCCCACGATATACGTGGACAGCAAGGATCCGAATGCAGTGGAGCCCTTTGAGCCGGCGGCCAAGTCCCAGCTGAAAAAAATTCAGAAACTGTTCGTCAGGGAGTCGCACAAGAATGCCGAGAAGCAGCAACGCGAGACGGAGGATGCGGAGAAGCGCCAGCAAAATCTGGAGGATGCCCGAAAGGTAAAGATCTCGGAGGATCCGAGTCTGCCTTTGGCCCGCAAAATTCGTATCGTGGAGGGCACCGCCAACCGCGACTCGCGTGTCAAGATCTTTGGTTGGGTGCATCGTCTGCGTCGTCAAGGAAAGTCCCTGATTTTCATCACACTTCGCGACGGCACCGGTTTCCTGCAGTGCGTGCTAAACGACCAGCTCTGCCAGACCTACGATGCGCTCACCCTCAGCACGGAGAGCTCTGTAGTCCTGTTTGGTACCCTGAAACTAGTTCCAGAAGGAAAGACGGCCCCGGGAGGACATGAACTGAACGTTGACTACTGGGAGTTGATTGGTCTGGCTCCACCCGGCGGTGCTGATGCCATTCTCAACGAGGAAGCGCAACCGGACGTGCAGCTCGATAACCGCCACATCATGATCCGTGGCGAGAACACCTCGAAAGTGCTCAAGATGCGATCCGTTGTGACGCAAGCATTCCGTGCCCACTACGAGGCACGTGGCTATAACGAGGTGACGCCCCCAACTCTGGTACAGACCCAGGTTGAAGGTGGCTCAACGCTCTTCAAGCTTAAGTACTTCGGCGAGGAGGCCTACCTCACGCAGAGCTCGCAGCTATATCTGGAGACCTGCCTGCCGGCTTTGGGCGATGTCTTTACCATTTCCCAGAGCTATCGTGCGGAACAGAGTCGTACGCGGCGGCATTTGGCTGAATACTCGCACGTGGAAGCGGAGTGTCCGTTCCTTACGTTTGATGATCTGCTTGACCGATTGGAGGATCTGGTCTGCGACGTGGTGGATCGTGTTCTGAAGTCACCCTGGGGGTATTTGGTCAAGGAGCTTAACCCTGACTTCAAACCTCCTCAAAAGCCATTCCGTCGCATGAACTACGAGGATGCCATCAAGTGGCTGAAGGAGAACAACGTGACCAAGGACGATGGCACCTTCTACGAGTTTGGCGAGGATATTCCAGAGGCTCCTGAGCGCAAGATGACTGATACCATTAACGAACCCATTATGCTGTGCCGTTTCCCGGCGGAAATCAAGTCCTTCTACATGCAGCGCTGCAAGGAGGATCAGCGCTTGACCGAGAGCGTGGACGTTCTGCTGCCAAATGTGGGCGAGATTGTGGGTGGATCGATGAGGATCTACGATAGCGAAGAGCTGCTCAAGGGGTATGCGCGCGAAGGCATTGACCCAAAGCCCTACTACTGGTACACGGACCAGCGCATCTATGGAACCATGCCACATGGCGGCTATGGTTTGGGGCTGGAGCGATTCCTCTGCTGGCTGCTCAACCGCTACCACATCCGCGAGGTCTGCCTGTATCCTCGATTCCTTGACAGATGCAGGCCCTAG
- the LOC122615222 gene encoding probable DNA-directed RNA polymerases I and III subunit RPAC2: MTTQSIAEACVLHVFCKQTKEYLNQLKMGALAELAGDEKNGEGSRTFVFTNEGHTLGNALKTIIARYPEVDFCGYTIPHPTEQKLHFRIQSHRDRAIDILKRGLEDLEGLCDHTIVTFEKEMADFNAVKVENT, encoded by the exons ATGACTACACAATCGATTGCCGAGGCATGTGTCTTGCAcgttttttgtaaacaaactaAAGAGTATTTAAACCAACTGAAAATGGGAGCATTGGCTGAG CTGGCTGGTGATGAGAAGAACGGCGAAGGATCGCGGACTTTTGTATTCACCAACGAGGGCCACACGCTGGGAAATGCACTGAAAACGATCATAGCCCGCTACCCGGAGGTGGATTTCTGTGGCTATACCATTCCGCATCCCACAGAGCAGAAGCTGCACTTTCGCATCCAATCCCATCGAGACAGAGCCATAGATATACTCAAACGGGGACTGGAGGACCTGGAGGGTCTGTGTGATCATACAATCGTTACCTTCGAAAAGGAGATGGCTGACTTTAATGCCGTAAAAGTGGAGAATACATGa
- the LOC122612290 gene encoding pre-mRNA-splicing factor ATP-dependent RNA helicase DHX16 produces MSGKNRKRTASSSSSAEEPDSEEESRLKDLQERDEFASRLKKRDDDRTRNVVDSTGGRRAIEEATKRLKLEHEDRDKIVPHLRLQSRRQYLEKRKDDKVAELEADILDDEYLFDESVLTKREKEERQYKKQLLNIAKEHEKARELERIQRYNMPQDLKKGERSEYVEVDDFEKQPNSEQKKWEAEQLASARFHFGAKDAKAEEEYELLLDDQIDFIQALTLDGSREKSSSRQPELTEKERKRLTLDETRRSLPVYPFKEDLIAAVKEHQVLIIEGETGSGKTTQVPQYLVEAGFTKDKKMIGCTQPRRVAAMSVAARVAEEMGVKLGNEVGYSIRFEDCTSDRTILKYMTDGTLHREFLSEPDLASYSVMIIDEAHERTLHTDILFGLVKDIARFRPELKLLISSATLDAEKFSAFFDDAPIFRIPGRRYPVDIFYTKAPEADYIDACCVSVLQIHATQPLGDILVFLTGQDEIETCQEVLQDRVKRLGSKIRELIVIPVYANLPSDMQAKIFEPTPPNARKVILATNIAETSLTIDNIIYVIDPGFAKQNNFNSRTGMESLMVVPISKASANQRAGRAGRTAPGKCFRLYTAWAYKHELEDNTVPEIQRINLGNAVLMLKALGINDLIHFDFLDPPPHETLVLALEQLYALGALNHHGELTKLGRRMAEFPVDPMMGKMLLASEKYKCSEEMVTIAAMLSVNSAIFYRPKDKIIHADTARKNFNHMHGDHLSLLQVYNQWAETDYSTQWCYENFIQYRSMKRARDVREQLVGLMQRVEIDMVSCLPETVNVRKAATAGYFYHVARLSKGGHYKTIKHNQTVMIHPNSSLFEELPRWVLYHELVFTSKEYMRQVIEIESKWLLEVAPHYYKAKELEDSTNKKMPKVAGRAELAQ; encoded by the exons ATGTCGggtaaaaacagaaaacgcacggccagcagcagcagcagcgccgaGGAGCCGGACAGTGAGGAAGAATCTCGCCTAAAGGACCTGCAGGAGCGCGACGAGTTCGCCAGCCGGCTGAAGAAGCGGGATGACGATCGGACGCGCAATGTGGTTGATTCCACCGGCGGACGCAGGGCCATCGAAGAGGCCACCAAGCGGCTGAAGCTGGAGCACGAGGACCGGGACAAGATAGTGCCTCACCTGCGTCTCCAGTCGCGTCGCCAGTACCTGGAGAAACGCAAGGATGACAAGGTTGCTGAGCTGGAGGCGGACATCCTGGACGATGAATATCTCTTTGATGAGAGCGT CCTGACCAAACGGGAGAAGGAGGAGCGCCAATACAAGAAGCAACTGCTGAACATCGCCAAGGAGCACGAGAAGGCGCGGGAACTAGAGCGCATCCAACGCTATAACATGCCACAGGACCTGAAAAAGGGAGAGCGAT CTGAGTACGTTGAGGTGGATGACTTTGAGAAGCAACCTAACTCAGAGCAGAAGAAATGGGAGGCTGAACAATTGGCCTCGGCGCGATTCCATTTCGGTGCCAAAGATGCCAAGGCGGAGGAAGAGTATGAACTGCTCCTTGACGATCAGATCGATTTCATCCAAGCCCTAACCCTGGACGGAAGTCGAGAGAAGTCATCTAGCCGACAGCCTGAACTCACGGAGAAGGAGCGCAAACGCTTGACGTTGGACGAGACCAGAAGATCCCTGCCTGTTTATCCGTTCAAGGAGGATCTGATTGCTGCAGTAAAGGAACATCAGGTGCTCATTATCGAAGGTGAAACGGGTTCGGGCAAAACTACACAGGTGCCGCAGTACCTTGTGGAAGCTGGTTTCACCAAGGATAAGAAGATGATCGGATGCACGCAACCACGTCGTGTGGCCGCCATGTCGGTGGCTGCACGTGTGGCGGAGGAAATGGGCGTGAAGCTGGGCAATGAAGTGGGCTACAGCATCCGTTTCGAGGACTGCACCTCGGATCGCACCATTCTGAAGTACATGACTGATGGCACCCTGCATCGAGAGTTTCTGTCGGAACCTGACTTGGCCTCCTACAGTGTAATGATTATCGATGAGGCTCACGAGCGGACACTGCACACGGACATTTTGTTTGGTCTGGTCAAGGATATTGCTCGTTTCAGACCAGAGTTGAAGCTCCTCATATCCAGTGCCACTCTGGATGCGGAGAAGTTCTCCGCTTTCTTCGATGATGCACCCATCTTTAGAATACCTGGTCGCCGCTATCCAGTGGATATCTTTTACACGAAGGCTCCGGAAGCAGACTACATCGATGCGTGTTGCGTTTCAGTTTTGCAGATTCATGCCACTCAACCCTTGGGCGATATTCTAGTCTTCCTCACGGGTCAGGATGAGATCGAGACTTGCCAGGAAGTTCTGCAGGATCGCGTAAAGCGGCTGGGCTCTAAAATTCGTGAGCTGATTGTTATACCCGTCTATGCGAATCTACCGAGTGATATGCAGGCCAAAATCTTCGAGCCCACGCCTCCGAATGCCCGAAAAGTTATCCTGGCCACCAATATAGCAGAGACCTCGCTGACCATCGACAACATTATATATGTAATTGATCCTGGGTTTGCCAAGCAGAACAATTTCAATTCCCGCACTGGCATGGAGTCTCTTATGGTGGTGCCCATTTCCAAGGCTTCCGCAAATCAGCGAGCGGGCAGAGCAGGACGAACCGCTCCAGGAAAGTGCTTTCGTCTGTATACGGCGTGGGCATACAAGCACGAACTGGAGGACAATACCGTTCCGGAGATACAGCGTATTAATCTGGGAAATGCAGTGCTCATGCTCAAGGCTCTGGGCATTAATGATCTGATACACTTCGACTTCCTGGACCCTCCGCCGCACGAGACACTGGTATTGGCTTTGGAGCAGCTGTATGCCCTGGGTGCACTAAACCACCATGGGGAGTTAACCAAGCTGGGTCGCCGTATGGCCGAGTTTCCAGTGGATCCCATGATGGGCAAGATGCTGCTGGCAAGCGAAAA ATACAAATGCTCCGAGGAGATGGTGACCATTGCAGCCATGCTGTCCGTGAACAGCGCCATTTTCTACAGGCCCAAGGACAAAATCATTCACGCGGACACTGCCCGAAAAAACTTCAATCACATGCACGGCGACCACCTAAGCCTCCTACAGGTTTACAATCAGTGGGCGGAGACCGACTACAGCACACAGTGGTGCTACGAGAACTTCATCCAATATAGATCGATGAAGCGCGCTCGAGACGTGCGAGAGCAGTTGGTGGGACTGATGCAGCGTGTGGAAATTGACATGGTCAGCTGCTTGCCGGAGACTGTAAATGTGCGAAAGGCAGCCACTGCTGGATACTTCTACCATGTGGCGCGACTCTCAAAGGGAGGTCACTACAAGACCATCAAGCACAATCAGACAGTAATGATACACCCGAACTCCTCGCTCTTTGAGGAGCTGCCGCGGTGGGTGCTCTATCACGAGCTGGTGTTCACCTCCAAGGAGTACATGCGTCAGGTTATAGAGATCGAGAGCAAGTGGTTGCTGGAGGTTGCCCCGCACTACTACAaggccaaggagctggaggattCAACGAACAAGAAGATGCCAAAGGTCGCCGGGCGCGCCGAATTGGCGCAATAA
- the LOC122612293 gene encoding protein l(2)37Cc produces MAAQFFNRIGQMGLGVAVLGGVVNSALYNVEGGHRAVIFDRFTGIKENVVGEGTHFFIPWVQRPIIFDIRSQPRNVPVITGSKDLQNVNITLRILYRPIPDQLPKIYTILGQDYDERVLPSIAPEVLKAVVAQFDAGELITQREMVSQRVSQELTIRAKQFGFILDDISLTHLTFGREFTLAVEMKQVAQQEAEKARFVVEKAEQQKLASIISAEGDAEAAGLLAKSFGEAGDGLVELRRIEAAEDIAYQLSRSRGVAYLPSGQSTLLNLPSTIAQ; encoded by the exons ATGGCTGCTCAGTTCTTTAATCGCATTGGCCAAATGGGCCTTGGAGTGGCCGTATTGGGTGGCGTTGTCAATTCGGCATTATATAATGTGGAGGGAGGCCATCGGGCGGTCATCTTCGATCGCTTCACCGGCATCAAGGAGAACGTGGTCGGCGAGGGCACCCACTTCTTCATCCCATGGGTGCAACGGCCCATCATTTTCGACATCCGGTCCCAGCCCCGCAACGTTCCTGTGATAACGGGCAGCAAGGATTTGCAGAATGTCAACATCACGCTCCGCATCCTGTACCGCCCCATTCCCGACCAGCTGCCCAAGATCTACACCATTCTGGGCCAGGACTACGACGAGCGTGTCCTGCCCTCCATCGCGCCTGAGGTGCTGAAGGCTGTGGTCGCCCAGTTCGACGCCGGCGAGCTGATCACCCAGCGTGAG ATGGTGTCGCAACGCGTTTCCCAGGAACTGACTATCCGTGCCAAGCAGTTCGGCTTCATCCTGGACGACATCTCACTCACGCATTTGACCTTTGGTCGGGAGTTCACGCTGGCCGTCGAGATGAAGCAGGTGGCCCAGCAGGAGGCCGAGAAGGCGCGTTTCGTGGTGGAGAAGGCCGAGCAGCAGAAGCTGGCCTCCATCATTTCGGCGGAGGGTGATGCCGAAGCCGCCGGCCTGTTGGCCAAGTCTTTCGGCGAGGCCGGAGACGGTCTGGTGGAGCTGCGACGTATTGAGGCCGCGGAGGATATCGCCTACCAGCTATCCCGTTCCCGTGGAGTCGCCTACTTGCCCAGCGGACAGAGCACGCTGCTCAATCTGCCATCCACTATCGCGCAGTAG
- the LOC122615221 gene encoding dynactin subunit 6 isoform X1 produces the protein MPSENSRIKILPKAVVCEESNLRGDITFSSGCVVHPSATVIADAGPIIIGENCIIEEYATIAHRLEPGAVWDVNNILSIGTHNVFEVGCQVEAARIGDKNVFESKCFVGRAVTISSGCVVGAGIRIHTSQLLPENTIVYGEQGLQREAIDKQGSQTLQIDFLRKVLPNYHHLRKPNYDPKKARSVV, from the exons atgccCTCGGAAAACAG CAGAATTAAAATCCTGCCCAAGGCGGTGGTCTGCGAGGAGAGCAACCTGCGTGGTGACATCACCTTCTCGTCGGGCTGTGTGGTTCATCCGAGTGCCACCGTAATCGCCGACGCAGGACCCATAATCATTGGGGAGAACTGCATCATTGAAGAATATGCTACAATAGCCCACCGCCTGGAGCCAGGTGCTGTATGGGATGTCAACAATATCCTGAGTATCGGCACCCACAATGTATTCGAGGTTGGATGCCAAGTGGAAGCTGCTCGAATTGGCGATAAGAACGTCTTCGAGAGCAAATGTTTTGTGGGCCGCGCAGTTACTATTTCCAGCGGCTGTGTGGTGGGAGCGGGTATTAGGATCCATACCAGTCAACTTCTGCCCGAAAACACCATTGTTTATGGAGAGCAGGGTCTGCAGCGTGAGGCCATCGACAAGCAGGGATCACAGACCCTGCAAATCGACTTCCTCCGCAAGGTCCTGCCTAACTATCATCATCTTCGCAAGCCCAACTACGATCCCAAAAAGGCGCGCAGCGTGGTGTAG
- the LOC122612292 gene encoding general transcription factor 3C polypeptide 5: protein MSRQLSFNPQKEYELIEYPGRVVNPDRMIATLGGIINVSKVLGDEVKRLALHFHPENPYNKPTFGDCTDKTGVLLSITVRRHKKDKKRPPEYFVRVLGHCSRSFTFETLCDFQYLPLWSTPKSDNANAAQELTYALDQLKPRDTTDLDFFKRRHSQLLALPELFTHVDTVYAGTHRIDPSEDGQHEVLGVQSKSSYDNQGVVSFNMVDSFPTQADSQNLKRLKVKYVSDEQLALVKKLFDDCPIWTRIALQYESGLTNDKLKCITPSLAFYFSNGPWRTLYVRFGYDPRKDFNSRYYQTFDFRLRFSTGLSEFVYAKKFVKQRRAANAPFAPIEDRVSDLVQDIDYPYFDEHKLPRSRQCMLRYSDVRMTRIQEMLEKIPTPLTGAVCNERTGWLPPGFDAQVRQIVCASISELLRNHYRKENLTAEVEAVTQADEEDEDEAEDEETQEEDMDLDDSQAMSNSDQFVDNDIEQLFDNITS, encoded by the exons ATGTCGCGCCAATTAAGTTTTAATCCGCAGAAGGAATATGAGTTGATCGAGTACCCCGGCCGAGTGGTTAATCCAGATCGGATGATAGCCACTCTGGGCGGCATCATCAATGTGTCCAAG GTTTTGGGCGATGAAGTAAAACGATTGGCATTGCACTTCCATCCGGAGAATCCCTACAACAAACCCACTTTTGGGGACTGCACGGATAAGACTGGTGTCCTGCTATCTATTACCGTGAGGCGCCACAAAAAGGACAAGAAACGGCCTCCGGAATATTTTGTACGGGTTTTGGGCCACTGCAGCAGAAGTTTCACCTTTGAAA CGCTTTGTGATTTCCAATACTTACCCCTTTGGTCAACTCCCAAAAGTgacaatgcaaatgcagcccAGGAGCTCACCTACGCTTTGGATCAGTTGAAACCCAGGGACACCACCGATTTGGACTTCTTTAA aCGTCGCCACAGTCAGTTGCTGGCGCTGCCCGAATTGTTCACCCATGTGGACACAGTCTACGCGGGCACACATCGCATAGATCCCTCAGAAGACGGTCAACATGAGGTGCTGGGCGTGCAGTCGAAGTCCTCCTACGACAACCAGGGCGTGGTTTCGTTTAACATGGTGGACAGCTTTCCCACTCAAGCAGACTCCCAAAACCTTAAACGGCTCAAAGTTAAGTACGTTTCGGATGAGCAGTTGGCTTTGGTCAAAAAGCTGTTCGACGACTGCCCAATTTGGACCCGAATCGCGCTGCAATATGAATCCGGGTTAACGAACGACAAGCTCAAGTGCATCACACCTTCGCTGGCCTTTTACTTTAGCAACGGTCCATGGCGGACTTTGTATGTACGCTTTGGCTACGATCCTCGCAAGGACTTCAATAGTCGCTACTATCAGACCTTTGACTTTCGACTGCGATTCAGCACGGGCCTCTCCGAATTCGTGTACGCCAAGAAGTTCGTAAAGCAACGAAGGGCGGCGAACGCTCCATTTGCGCCCATAGAGGATCGAGTTTCTGATCTGGTTCAAGACATTGACTATCCCTACTTTGACGAGCACAAGTTGCCGCGCTCCAGACAATGCATGCTGCGCTATTCCGACGTACGTATGACAAGGATCCAGGAAATGCTGGAGAAGATCCCCACTCCACTTACCGGAGCTGTGTGCAATGAGCGAACAGGCTGGCTACCGCCGGGATTTGATGCTCAAGTGCGACAGATTGTCTGCGCCTCCATTAGCGAACTTCTGCGCAATCATTACCGCAAGGAGAACCTTACAGCCGAAGTGGAAGCAGTTACCCAGGCCGACGAAGAGGATGAAGACGAAGCCGAGGACGAGGAGACGCAGGAAGAGGACATGGACCTGGATGATTCGCAAGCCATGAGCAACTCGGACCAATTCGTAGACAATGACATCGAGCAACTCTTTGATAATATCACAAGCTGA
- the LOC122615221 gene encoding dynactin subunit 6 isoform X2: MPSENRIKILPKAVVCEESNLRGDITFSSGCVVHPSATVIADAGPIIIGENCIIEEYATIAHRLEPGAVWDVNNILSIGTHNVFEVGCQVEAARIGDKNVFESKCFVGRAVTISSGCVVGAGIRIHTSQLLPENTIVYGEQGLQREAIDKQGSQTLQIDFLRKVLPNYHHLRKPNYDPKKARSVV; this comes from the exons atgccCTCGGAAAACAG AATTAAAATCCTGCCCAAGGCGGTGGTCTGCGAGGAGAGCAACCTGCGTGGTGACATCACCTTCTCGTCGGGCTGTGTGGTTCATCCGAGTGCCACCGTAATCGCCGACGCAGGACCCATAATCATTGGGGAGAACTGCATCATTGAAGAATATGCTACAATAGCCCACCGCCTGGAGCCAGGTGCTGTATGGGATGTCAACAATATCCTGAGTATCGGCACCCACAATGTATTCGAGGTTGGATGCCAAGTGGAAGCTGCTCGAATTGGCGATAAGAACGTCTTCGAGAGCAAATGTTTTGTGGGCCGCGCAGTTACTATTTCCAGCGGCTGTGTGGTGGGAGCGGGTATTAGGATCCATACCAGTCAACTTCTGCCCGAAAACACCATTGTTTATGGAGAGCAGGGTCTGCAGCGTGAGGCCATCGACAAGCAGGGATCACAGACCCTGCAAATCGACTTCCTCCGCAAGGTCCTGCCTAACTATCATCATCTTCGCAAGCCCAACTACGATCCCAAAAAGGCGCGCAGCGTGGTGTAG